The following is a genomic window from Lysinibacillus sp. JNUCC-52.
CCAATTTTTATTGGCGTTATATCAGTATCTTTATCAGCCATTTTTGTAAAATTAGCAAATGCGGAGTCGGGTGTTATTGCTTTTTATCGTATGTTGTTTTCTGTCATAATCATGGCACCGTTATTTTTCATGAAATATACGAAAGAATTAAAGCATTTATCTAAGAGGGATTGGCTTTTTTCTTCAATTGCTGGAGTATTTTTAGCATTTCACTTTATTTTGTGGTTTGAATCACTAAATTACACATCTGTTGCAAGTTCAACTGTGCTTGTGACACTTCAGCCACTTTTTGCGTTTGTCGGTACATACTTTTTCTTTAAAGAGGCTATTACTTTAAAAACCATTCTAGCTGGAGCAATTGCCATCGTTGGTAGTGTATTAATTAGCTGGGGGGATTTTAAGCTTAGTGGCTCTGCTTTCTATGGAGATATGCTTGCATTAATTGCTTGCGCACTTATTACAACCTATCTTTTATTTGGCCAGGATGTACGAAAACGACTTTCACTTGTAACCTATACAATGATTGTTTACGTAGTGAGCACAATTACATTGTTTTTCTATGTACTAATAAAAGGGGAATCATTCGGTCCTTATTCTACGATGGACTGGACGTGGTTTATTTTATTAGCCATTGTTCCTAATTTATTAGGTCATACTTTATTTAATTGGTCTATTAAATATGTTAGTACGAATGTGGTATCAATTGCTATTTTATTCGAGCCAATTGGAGCAGCTATTTTAGCTCTTATTATTTTCAAAGAGTATTTAATCGCAACACAGATTGTTGGTGGATTAGTTGTAATAGTAGGGATTCTATTGTTTGTAGTGGACGAGAAAAAGATTTTAAAGTTTTTTAAGAAAAAAGCTTGATTTTTATATTGCTATATTATATATTATTACTTGTCCTTAACAAGAGGGACGGCTTGAAAATAACGATTTAAAAAAGTTGTTGACTTCTTGTTAAAAACAAGTTATATTAATAAAGTCGCTAAAAACAAGCGACTACGAAATGAACCTTGAAAACTGAACAAGCAAAACGTAATCAATATAGTTTTTAGTAACTAACTTCGTTAGTGAACGAAACAAAATTTTGGACATCAAAATTGATGCCAGCAAAACAATTTGAGCTAATCAAATTTCTTTTATGGAGAGTTTGATCCTGGCTCAGGACGAACGCTGGCGGCGTGCCTAATACATGCAAGTCGAGCGGACAGATAAGGAGCTTGCTCCTTTGACGTTAGCGGCGGACGGGTGAGTAACACGTGGGCAACCTACCCTATAGTTTGGGATAACTCCGGGAAACCGGGGCTAATACCGAATAATCTTTTGTCTATCATGAGACAATTCTGAAAGACGGCATCTCGCTGTCGCTATAGGATGGGCCCGCGGCGCATTAGCTAGTTGGTGAGGTAACGGCTCACCAAGGCAACGATGCGTAGCCGACCTGAGAGGGTGATCGGCCACACTGGGACTGAGACACGGCCCAGACTCCTACGGGAGGCAGCAGTAGGGAATCTTCCACAATGGGCGAAAGCCTGATGGAGCAACGCCGCGTGAGTGAAGAAGGATTTCGGTTCGTAAAACTCTGTTGTAAGGGAAGAACAAGTACAGTAGTAACTGGCTGTACCTTGACGGTACCTTATTAGAAAGCCACGGCTAACTACGTGCCAGCAGCCGCGGTAATACGTAGGTGGCAAGCGTTGTCCGGAATTATTGGGCGTAAAGCGCGCGCAGGTGGTTTCTTAAGTCTGATGTGAAAGCCCACGGCTCAACCGTGGAGGGTCATTGGAAACTGGGAGACTTGAGTGCAGAAGAGGATAGTGGAATTCCAAGTGTAGCGGTGAAATGCGTAGAGATTTGGAGGAACACCAGTGGCGAAGGCGACTATCTGGTCTGTAACTGACACTGAGGCGCGAAAGCGTGGGGAGCAAACAGGATTAGATACCCTGGTAGTCCACGCCGTAAACGATGAGTGCTAAGTGTTAGGGGGTTTCCGCCCCTTAGTGCTGCAGCTAACGCATTAAGCACTCCGCCTGGGGAGTACGGTCGCAAGACTGAAACTCAAAGGAATTGACGGGGGCCCGCACAAGCGGTGGAGCATGTGGTTTAATTCGAAGCAACGCGAAGAACCTTACCAGGTCTTGACATCCCGTTGACCACTGTAGAGATATGGTTTTCCCTTCGGGGACAACGGTGACAGGTGGTGCATGGTTGTCGTCAGCTCGTGTCGTGAGATGTTGGGTTAAGTCCCGCAACGAGCGCAACCCTTGATCTTAGTTGCCATCATTTAGTTGGGCACTCTAAGGTGACTGCCGGTGACAAACCGGAGGAAGGTGGGGATGACGTCAAATCATCATGCCCCTTATGACCTGGGCTACACACGTGCTACAATGGACGATACAAACGGTTGCCAACTCGCGAGAGGGAGCTAATCCGATAAAGTCGTTCTCAGTTCGGATTGTAGGCTGCAACTCGCCTACATGAAGCCGGAATCGCTAGTAATCGCGGATCAGCATGCCGCGGTGAATACGTTCCCGGGCCTTGTACACACCGCCCGTCACACCACGAGAGTTTGTAACACCCGAAGTCGGTGAGGTAACCTTTTGGAGCCAGCCGCCGAAGGTGGGATAGATGATTGGGGTGAAGTCGTAACAAGGTAGCCGTATCGGAAGGTGCGGCTGGATCACCTCCTTTCTAAGGATATTTTCGGAATACAAACCTTGGGTTTGTAAGATTACGTTTTGCGTTCAGTTTTGAAGGTTCATCAATTAGATGAAATACTTCAAAACTTGTTCTTTGAAAACTGGATAAAACGACATTGAAATTGTAACAAACACATTTATTTTTTTAAGTTTTTTTATAGGCTTAATAACATTAAAAGGTTTCGAGATACGAGTAAGACAAGGAAGCGATTGAGTGAGTGAAGGAGCGTACTTTCGTACGTGACTGATTGAACGAATGAAGCTGACGCTGTATTACGATGTATATCGGAAGCTGTAGGTTAAGTTATTAAGGGCGCACGGCGAATGCCTTGGCACTAGGAGCCGAAGAAGGACGGCACTAACACCGATATGCTTCGGGGAGCTGTAAGTGAGCTTTGATCCGGAGATTTCCGAATGGGGGAACCCACTACGTTTAATCGCGTAGTATCTTGACGTGAATACATAGCGTCTTGAAGGCAGACCCAGGGAACTGAAACATCTAAGTACCTGGAGGAAGAGAAAGAAAAATCGATTCCCTGAGTAGCGGCGAGCGAAACGGGAAGAGCCCAAACCAAGAGGCTTGCCTCTTGGGGTTGTAGGACACTCTATACGGAGTTACAAAGGAATGAGTTAGATGAAGCGACTTGGAAAGGTCCGCCAGAGCAGGTAAAAGCCCTGTAGTCGAAAGTTTATTCCCTCCAGAGTGGATCCTGAGTACGGCGGAACACGTGAAATTCCGTCGGAATCCGGGAGGACCATCTCCCAAGGCTAAATACTACCTAGTGACCGATAGTGAACCAGTACCGTGAGGGAAAGGTGAAAAGCACCCCGGAAGGGGAGTGAAAGAGATCCTGAAACCGTGTGCCTACAAGTAGTTAGAGCCCGTTAATGGGTGATAGCGTGCCTTTTGTAGAATGAACCGGCGAGTTACGATTACGTGCGAGGTTAAGCTTTAGAAGGCGGAGCCGCAGCGAAAGCGAGTCTGAATAGGGCGAATTAGTACGTGGTCGTAGACCCGAAACCAGGTGATCTACCCATGTCCAGGGTGAAGGTGAGGTAACACTTACTGGAGGCCCGAACCCACGCACGTTGAAAAGTGCGGGGATGAGGTGTGGGTAGCGGAGAAATTCCAATCGAACTTGGAGATAGCTGGTTCTCTCCGAAATAGCTTTAGGGCTAGCCTCGTGATGAGAATACTGGAGGTAGAGCACTGTTTGGACTAGGGGGCCATCCCGGTTTACCGAATTCAGACAAACTCCGAATGCCAGATATTTATACACGGGAGTCAGACTGCGAGTGATAAGATCCGTAGTCAAAAGGGAAACAGCCCAGACCACCAGCTAAGGTCCCAAAGTAATCGTTAAGTGGAAAAGGATGTGGCGTTGCACAGACAACCAGGATGTTGGCTTAGAAGCAGCCATCATTTAAAGAGTGCGTAATAGCTCACTGGTCGAGTGACGCTGCGCCGAAAATGTATCGGGGCTAAACGATTCACCGAAGCTGTGGATTGACATCTACGATGTCAGTGGTAGGAGAGCGTTCTAAGTGCGTTGAAGTCAGACCGGAAGGACTGGTGGAGCGCTTAGAAGTGAGAATGCCGGTATGAGTAGCGAAAGACGGGTGAGAATCCCGTCCACCGTATGACTAAGGTTTCCTGAGGAAGGCTCGTCCGCTCAGGGTTAGTCGGGACCTAAGCCGAGGCCGATAGGCGTAGGCGATGGACAACAGGTTGATATTCCTGTACCACCTCCTCACCGTTTGAGAAATGGGGGGACGCAGTAGGATAGGGTAAGCGCGCCGTTGGTTGTGCGCGTCCAAGCAGTAAGGCGTGTGTGTAGGCAAATCCGCACACTGTAACGTTGAGCTGTGATGGCGAGTCCGTATGGACGAAGTTCCTGATTTCACACTGCCAAGAAAAGCCTCTATCGAGGTGAGAGGTGCCCGTACCGCAAACCGACACAGGTAGTCGAGGAGAGAATCCTAAGGTGTGCGAGAGAACTCTCGTTAAGGAACTCGGCAAAATGACCCCGTAACTTCGGGAGAAGGGGTGCTCTTGAGCGTGCAAGCGCACGAGAGCCGCAGTGAATAGGCCCAGGCGACTGTTTAGCAAAAACACAGGTCTCTGCAAAACCGTAAGGTGACGTATAGGGGCTGACGCCTGCCCGGTGCTGGAAGGTTAAGAGGAGTGGTTAGCGCAAGCGAAGCTGCGAATTGAAGCCCCAGTAAACGGCGGCCGTAACTATAACGGTCCTAAGGTAGCGAAATTCCTTGTCGGGTAAGTTCCGACCCGCACGAAAGGCGTAACGATCTGGGCACTGTCTCAACGAGAGACTCGGTGAAATTATAGTACCTGTGAAGATGCAGGTTACCCGCGACAGGACGGAAAGACCCCGTGGAGCTTTACTGTAGCCTGATATTGAATTTTGGTACAACTTGTACAGGATAGGTAGGAGCCAGAGATCTCGGAGCGCCAGCTTCGAAGGAGGCGTCGGTGGGATACTACCCTGGTTGTATTGAAATTCTAACCCATGCCCCTTAGCGGGGCAGGAGACAGTGTCAGGCGGACAGTTTGACTGGGGCGGTCGCCTCCTAAAAGGTAACGGAGGCGCCCAAAGGTTCCCTCAGAATGGTTGGAAATCATTCGTAGAGTGTAAAGGCACAAGGGAGCTTGACTGCGAGACCTACAAGTCGAGCAGGGTCGAAAGACGGGCTTAGTGATCCGGTGGTTCCGCATGGAAGGGCCATCGCTCAACGGATAAAAGCTACCCCGGGGATAACAGGCTTATCTCCCCCAAGAGTCCACATCGACGGGGAGGTTTGGCACCTCGATGTCGGCTCATCGCATCCTGGGGCTGTAGTCGGTCCCAAGGGTTGGGCTGTTCGCCCATTAAAGCGGTACGCGAGCTGGGTTCAGAACGTCGTGAGACAGTTCGGTCCCTATCCGTCGTGGGCGTAGGAAATTTGAGAGGAGCTGTCCTTAGTACGAGAGGACCGGGATGGACACACCGCTGGTGTACCAGTTGTCTTGCCAAAGGCATCGCTGGGTAGCTATGTGTGGACGGGATAAGTGCTGAAAGCATCTAAGCATGAAGCCCCCCTCAAGATGAGATTTCCCATTACGCAAGTAAGTAAGATCCCTCAAAGACGATGAGGTAGATAGGTTCGAGGTGGAAGTGTGGTGACACATGGAGCTGACGAATACTAATCGATCGAGGACTTAACCAAAAAAGTTTGAAACATTCAATGAACCGTTTATCCAGTTTTGAAAGAATAACACTTTCAACCTAAGGGTTTCAAGATACGATGTATATTGAAAGCCGTAAATAGTCTAGTGATGATGGCAAAGAGGTCACACCCGTTCCCATACCGAACACGGAAGTTAAGCTCTTTAGCGCCGATGGTAGTTGGGGGCTTCCCCCTGTGAGAGTAGGACGTCGCTAGGCATAATACCCAGGAGGATTAGCTCAGCTGGGAGAGCATCTGCCTTACAAGCAGAGGGTCGGCGGTTCGAGCCCGTCATCCTCCACCATATGCCGGTTTAGCTCAGCAGGTAGAGCAACTGACTTGTAATCAGTAGGTCGTGGGTTCGATTCCTATAGCCGGCACCATTTTTTTGAGCCATTAGCTCAGTTGGTAGAGCATCTGACTT
Proteins encoded in this region:
- a CDS encoding DMT family transporter, whose amino-acid sequence is MNEPKIHPYIPIFIGVISVSLSAIFVKLANAESGVIAFYRMLFSVIIMAPLFFMKYTKELKHLSKRDWLFSSIAGVFLAFHFILWFESLNYTSVASSTVLVTLQPLFAFVGTYFFFKEAITLKTILAGAIAIVGSVLISWGDFKLSGSAFYGDMLALIACALITTYLLFGQDVRKRLSLVTYTMIVYVVSTITLFFYVLIKGESFGPYSTMDWTWFILLAIVPNLLGHTLFNWSIKYVSTNVVSIAILFEPIGAAILALIIFKEYLIATQIVGGLVVIVGILLFVVDEKKILKFFKKKA